Proteins encoded by one window of Rhodamnia argentea isolate NSW1041297 chromosome 6, ASM2092103v1, whole genome shotgun sequence:
- the LOC125315486 gene encoding uncharacterized protein LOC125315486 — MVENPINKARRFRDGSRPDLRDRMIALNLRTYEEMYERGQMIERDMKERAAASGSRFAPVGDNRQAGNRPMAGNRRFIPPVRKNIGKPNHQANWNCRMCGRRHGNGPRPSGTGACFKCGQLGHHARNCPSQVPGPQSQGQRPQYGPPAELPARTTLNRPPAQGRVYAVARKEAENAPGVVTGTVTLCNHAAYALFDPGASHSFVSA; from the coding sequence ATGGTGGAGAACCCAATAAATAAGGCGCGAAGATTTAGAGATGGATCGAGACCCGACCTTCGCGATCGGATGATTGCGCTGAACTTGAGGACTTATGAAGAAATGTATGAGCGAGGTCAGATGATTGAAAGAGACATGAAGGAGAGGGCTGCCGCATCCGGTTCGCGGTTTGCTCCCGTCGGGGATAATCGTCAAGCTGGCAACAGGCCAATGGCGGGTAATAGACGCTTTATCCCTCCAGTTCGGAAAAACATTGGGAAGCCCAACCATCAGGCCAATTGGAATTGTCGCATGTGCGGCAGAAGGCACGGGAATGGACCCCGCCCAAGCGGAACGGGCGCGTGCTTCAAGTGTGGCCAGCTGGGTCACCATGCAAGAAACTGCCCGAGTCAAGTTCCGGGACCGCAATCGCAAGGACAACGACCCCAATATGGACCGCCAGCGGAGCTGCCCGCGAGAACAACCTTGAATAGACCGCCAGCTCAAGGACGAGTGTATGCTGTAGCTCGCAAGGAAGCGGAAAATGCACCTGGTGTGGTCACAGGTACGGTTACATTATGCAATCATGCTGCCTATGCATTGTTTGACCCTGGAGCATCGCACTCATTTGTATCTGCCTAG